Part of the Pseudarthrobacter sp. NBSH8 genome is shown below.
GGTGGGATCGGCACCTTGGCCATCCAGATGGCCAAGGCCTTCGGCGCCAGGGTGGCCACCACCGCAGGAACAGCGGAAAAGGTGGGGACGGCGAAGGCGTTCCTGGGCGCAGACATCGCCATCAACTACACCGAAGAGGACTTTCCGGACAGCCTGCGGCGGCAGAACGGCGGCAAGGGTGCCGACGTGATCCTCGACGTCGTCGGTGCCAAGTACCTGGCGCAGAACGTTGATGCGCTCGCTGACTACGGCCGGCTCATTGTCATCGGCCTGCAGGGCGGTGCCAAGGGCGAGCTGGATCTTGGCCAGCTCCTGCGCAAGCGTGCGGCAGTGGTGGCCACGGCACTGAGGCCGCGCCCGGTGGCGGAGAAGGGCGCCATCATGAACGCGGTGCGCGAATCCGTGTGGCCCCTCATTACGGACGGCCGGATCCGCCCGCTGGTGGCCAAGACCTTCCCGCTGGACCAGGCCGCGGCCGCGCACCGGTACTTCGATAGCGGCGACCATGTGGGCAAGATCCTGCTGGTTATGTAGTCCGGATAGATACTGAGTATTGCTTTGCGTGGCGGATTGGGTTAGCCTCACTCTATACGCGGTATGCACGGGTCTTGGGGGTCCGTGCATACCGACGCTCACGCCCCCGCTAGGAGCATCATGTCCATCCGCCGCAGCCTCCTCGCCCTGCTGCAGGACCAGCCGCGTTACGGCTACCAGCTCAGGGTTGAGTTCGAAAACCGCACCGGGTCCACCTGGCCCTTGAACATCGGGCAGGTGTACACCACGCTCGACAGGCTGGAACGCGACGGCCTGGTCAGCAATGACGGCAGTGACGGCGAAGGCCACGTCGTCTACAGCATCACCCCTGCGGGCAAGGCGGAAGTGCAGAACTGGTTTGCCGCCCCCGTGGAGCGCAACAACCCGCCCCGGAACGAGCTGGCCATCAAACTGGCGCTCGCAGTCACGCTGCCCGGCGTCGATGTGCAGGCCATCATCCAGGCCCAGCGGGTGGCGT
Proteins encoded:
- a CDS encoding NAD(P)H-quinone oxidoreductase; the protein is MKAVYIAEPGGPEVLEVRDVDAPVPGHGEVLIDVVAAGLNRADVQQRRGFYPPPPGASEIPGLEVSGRIAGFGSGVTKAFSVGDKVVALLSGGGYAEQVAVPAEQVLRIPDGVDVVTAASLPEVAATVYSNLIMTAQLQAGETVLIHGATGGIGTLAIQMAKAFGARVATTAGTAEKVGTAKAFLGADIAINYTEEDFPDSLRRQNGGKGADVILDVVGAKYLAQNVDALADYGRLIVIGLQGGAKGELDLGQLLRKRAAVVATALRPRPVAEKGAIMNAVRESVWPLITDGRIRPLVAKTFPLDQAAAAHRYFDSGDHVGKILLVM
- a CDS encoding PadR family transcriptional regulator, translated to MSIRRSLLALLQDQPRYGYQLRVEFENRTGSTWPLNIGQVYTTLDRLERDGLVSNDGSDGEGHVVYSITPAGKAEVQNWFAAPVERNNPPRNELAIKLALAVTLPGVDVQAIIQAQRVASIRALQDYTKARRDTAANQRAADTAWLLVLDSLIFQTEAEVRWLDLCEARMLQQAQTAGHASPRKSSNGVTVEEAAPLIADNRR